The following coding sequences lie in one Arachis ipaensis cultivar K30076 chromosome B05, Araip1.1, whole genome shotgun sequence genomic window:
- the LOC110271957 gene encoding uncharacterized protein LOC110271957 codes for MAQIRISNLYEYLQSVSLFPISPSPSSLISAAETAEIAGVRSASLKIKLYPNPSKELPKSETNWYATQFLRPDLMNPLRNQPPFYCSLEQVVVKEGSSSSSTSSSIITMKKTPQKKKIIINPKRQQQQQQHDNSHTYLCIIHHCQQQQLLFKKPRICSGSFMYAHVIFI; via the exons CAAATAAGGATTTCAAACCTTTACGAATACCTCCAATCGGTCTCCCTCTTCCCTATCTCTCCCTCTCCATCCTCTCTCATCAGTGCCGCTGAAACCGCCGAGATCGCTGGTGTGAGAAGCGCTTCGCTGAAGATCAAGCTGTACCCTAACCCGAGCAAAGAGCTTCCGAAGAGTGAGACAAACTGGTACGCGACACAGTTCCTGAGGCCAGACTTGATGAATCCCTTAAGAAACCAACCTCCGT TTTATTGTTCCTTGGAGCAAGTTGTGGTGAAAGAAGGATCATCATCATCAAGTACAAGTAGTAGTATCATAACAATGAAGAAGACACcccaaaagaaaaagataataataaatcCCAAGCGGCAGCAACAGCAACAGCAGCATGACAATTCTCATACATATCTTTGTATAATTCATCATTGTCAGCAGCAACAACTACTTTTCAAGAAACCAAGAATATGCAGCGGAAGTTTTATGTATGCACATGTTATTTTTATCTAA